In the Loxodonta africana isolate mLoxAfr1 chromosome 1, mLoxAfr1.hap2, whole genome shotgun sequence genome, one interval contains:
- the EHMT2 gene encoding histone-lysine N-methyltransferase EHMT2 isoform X4: MAAAAGAAAAAAAEGEAPAEMGALLLEKEPRRATERVHGSLGDISHNEEALPKASPDPLEPAGPSSPASVTVTVGDEGVDTPVGATPLIGDEPESLEGDGDLHGGRILLGHATKSFPSSPSKGGGGACPSRAKMSMTGAGKSPPSVQSLAMRLLSMPGAQGVAAAGPEAPPATTSPEGQPKVHRARKTMSKPGNGQPPVPEKRPPEVQHFRMSDDVHSLGKVTSDVVKRRKLNSGGGLSEELGSARGSGEVTLQKGDPGSLEEWETVVGDDFSLYYDSYSVDERVDSDSKSEVEALAEQLSEEEEEEEEEEEEEEEEEEEEEEEEEDEESGNQSDRSGSSGRRKAKKKWRKDSPWVKPTRKRRKREPPRAKEPRGVSNDTSSLETERGFEELPLCSCRMEAPKIDRISERAGHKCMATESVDGELSGCNAAILKRETMRPSSRVALMVLCETHRARMVKHHCCPGCGYFCTAGTFLECHPDFRVAHRFHKACVSQLNGMVFCPHCGEDASEAQEVTIPRGDGMTPPAGAAAPAPPPLAQDAPGRADTSQPSARMRGHGEPRRPLCDPLADTIDSSGPSLTLPNGGCLSAVGLPPGPGREALEKALVIQESERRKKLRFHPRQLYLSVKQGELQKVILMLLDNLDPNFQSDQQSKRTPLHAAAQKGSVEICHVLLQAGANINAVDKQQRTPLMEAVVNNHLEVARYMVQRGGCVYSKEEDGSTCLHHAAKIGNLEMVSLLLSTGQVDVNAQDSGGWTPIIWAAEHKHIEVIRMLLTRGADVTLTDNEENICLHWASFTGSAAIAEVLLNARCDLHAVNYHGDTPLHIAARESYHDCVLLFLSRGANPELRNKEGDTAWDLTPERSDVWFALQLNRKLRLGVGNRAIRTEKIICRDVARGYENVPIPCVNGVDGEPCPEDYKYISENCETSTMNIDRNITHLQHCTCVDDCSSSNCLCGQLSIRCWYDKDGRLLQEFNKIEPPLIFECNQACSCWRNCKNRVVQSGIKVRLQLYRTAKMGWGVRALQTIPQGTFICEYVGELISDAEADVREDDSYLFDLDNKDGEVYCIDARYYGNISRFINHLCDPNIIPVRVFMLHQDLRFPRIAFFSSRDIRTGEELGFDYGDRFWDIKSKYFTCQCGSEKCKHSAEAIALEQSRLARLDPHPELLPELSSLPPVNP, encoded by the exons atggcggcggcggcgggagctgcagcggcggcggcggccgag GGGGAGGCCCCCGCTGAAATGGGGGCGCTGCTGCTGGAAAAAGAGCCCAGACGAGCCACCGAGAGAG TTCATGGCTCTTTGGGAGACATTTCTCATAATGAGGAGGCCCTACCCAAGGCCAGCCCTGATCCCCTGGAGCCGGCAGGCCCCTCATCCCCAGCTTCTGTCACTGTCACCGTCGGCGATGAGGGGGTTGACACCCCTGTGGGAGCCACACCGCTCATTGGGGATGAGCCTGAGAGTCTCGAGGGAGATGGGGACCTCCATGGGGGCCGCATCCTGCTGG GGCATGCCACAAAGTCATTTCCCTCTTCCCCCAGCAAGGGAGGCGGGGGTGCCTGTCCCAGTCGGGCCAAGATGTCAATGACAGGAGCTGGGAAGTCACCGCCTTCAGTCCAGAGCTTGGCCATGAGGCTGCTGAGTATGCCAGGGGCCCAGGGGGTGGCAGCAGCAGGGCCTGAAGCCCCTCCGGCCACCACCAGTCCAGAGGGGCAGCCCAAGGTCCACAGAGCCAGGAAAACCATGTCCAAACCCGGAAATGGACAG cccccagtccCTGAGAAGCGACCCCCTGAAGTACAGCATTTCCGAATGAGTGACGACGTGCACTCTCTGGGGAAGGTCACCTCAG ATGTCGTGAAAAGGAGGAAACTGAACTCTGGAGGTGGTCTG TCGGAGGAGTTGGGTTCTGCCCGTGGCTCAGGAGAAGTGACCCTGCAGAAgggggaccctgggtccctggagGAGTGGGAGACGGTGGTGGGGGACGACTTTAGTCTCTACTATGATTCCTATTCTGTGGACGAACGCGTGGACTCTGACAGCAAG tctgaagtTGAAGCTCTTGCCGAACAATTGagtgaagaagaggaggaagaggaggaggaggaagaggaagaagaggaagaggaagaggaggaggaagaggaagaagaagatgaGGAGTCAGGCAATCAGTCAGACAGG AGTGGCTCCAGTGGCCGGCGCAAGGCCAAGAAGAAATGGCGGAAGGACAGCCCATGGGTGAAGCCAACCCGGAAACGGCGGAAACGTGAGCCTCCACGAGCCAAGGAGCCACGAG GGGTGTCTAATGACACGTCTTCGCTGGAGACGGAGCGTGGGTTTGAGGAGCTGCCCCTCTGCAGCTGCCGCATGGAGGCGCCCAAGATCGACCGCATCAGCGAGAGGGCGGGGCACAAATGCATGGCCACCGAAAGTGTGGATGGAGAG CTGTCGGGCTGCAATGCTGCAATCCTCAAGCGGGAGACCATGAGGCCCTCCAGCCGTGTGGCCCTGATGGTCCTCTGTGAGACCCACCGTGCCCGTATGGTCAAACATCACTGCTGCCCAGGTTGTGGCTACTTCTGCACGGCG GGCACCTTCCTGGAGTGCCACCCTGACTTCCGCGTGGCTCATCGCTTCCACAAGGCCTGTGTGTCCCAACTGAACGGGATGGTCTTTTGTCCCCACTGTGGGGAGGATGCCTCCGAGGCTCAGGAGGTGACCATCCCCCGGGGGGATGGGATGACCCCACCAGCTGGTGCTGCAGCCCCTGCCCCACCACCCCTGGCCCAGGATGCTCCCGGGAGAGCAGACACATCCCAGCCCAG CGCCCGGATGCGAGGGCATGGTGAGCCCCGACGTCCCCTCTGTGACCCCCTGGCGGACACCATTGACAGCTCAGGGCCCTCTCTTACCCTGCCCAATGGGGGCTGCCTCTCAGCTGTGGGGCTGCCTCCTGGACCAGGCCGGGAAGCCCTGGAAAAGGCCCTGGTCATCCAGGAGTCAGAGAG GCGGAAGAAGCTTCGTTTCCACCCACGACAGCTGTACCTGTCGGTGAAGCAGGGGGAGCTGCAGAAGGTGATCCTGATGCTGT TGGACAACCTGGACCCCAACTTCCAGAGTGACCAGCAGAGCAAGCGCACGCCCCTGCATGCAGCTGCCCAGAAGGGCTCCGTGGAGATCTGCCACGTGCTGCTGCAG GCTGGAGCCAACATCAATGCAGTGGACAAGCAGCAGCGGACGCCGCTAATGGAGGCCGTGGTGAACAACCACCTGGAGGTGGCACGCTACATGGTGCAGCGTGGTGGCTGCGTCTACAGCAAG GAAGAGGATGGCTCCACCTGCCTCCACCATGCAGCCAAAATCGGGAACCTGGAGATGGTCAGCCTGCTGCTCAGCACAGGACAGGTGGATGTCAATGCCCAG GACAGTGGGGGGTGGACGCCCATCATCTGGGCCGCAGAGCACAAGCACATTGAGGTGATACGCATGCTGTTGACACGGGGCGCCGATGTCACCCTCACTGACAAT GAAGAGAATATCTGCCTGCACTGGGCCTCCTTCACTGGCAGCGCCGCCATTGCTGAGGTCCTCCTGAACGCCCGCTGCGACCTGCATGCTGTCAACTACCACGGGGACACGCCCCTGCACATCGCAGCCCGGGAGAGCTACCATGATTGCGTGCT GTTGTTCCTGTCACGTGGGGCAAACCCTGAGCTGCGGAACAAAGAGGGGGACACAGCATGGGACTTGACCCCTGAGCGCTCCGATGTGTGGTTCGCGCTCCAGCTAAACCGCAAGCTGCGGCTCGGAGTGGGAAACCGGGCCATCCGCACGGAGAAGATCATCTGCCG GGATGTGGCTCGGGGCTATGAGAACGTGCCCATTCCCTGTGTCAATGGTGTGGATGGGGAGCCCTGCCCCGAGGACTACAAGTACATCTCAGAGAACTGCGAGACATCCACCATGAACATTGACCGTAACATCACCCACCTGCAG CACTGCACATGTGTGGATGACTGCTCCAGCTCCAACTGCCTTTGCGGCCAGCTCAGCATCCGGTGCTGGTACGACAAG GACGGGCGGCTGCTCCAGGAGTTTAACAAGATCGAGCCCCCCCTGATTTTTGAGTGTAACCAGGCTTGCTCCTGCTGGAGGAACTGCAAGAACCGGGTAGTGCAAAGTGGCATCAA ggTGCGACTGCAGCTCTACCGGACAGCCAAGATGGGCTGGGGGGTCCGTGCCCTGCAGACCATCCCCCAGGGGACCTTCATCTGCGA GTATGTCGGGGAGCTGATCTCCGATGCCGAGGCCGATGTGAGAGAGGATGATTCTTACCTCTTCGACTTAGACAACAAG GATGGAGAGGTGTACTGCATTGATGCCCGTTACTATGGCAATATCAGCCGCTTCATCAACCACCTGTGCGACCCCAACATCATCCCCGTCCGGGTTTTCATGCTGCACCAAGACCTGCGGTTTCCACGCATTGCCTTCTTCAGTTCCCGAGACATCCGGACGGGGGAGGAGCTAGG gtttgACTATGGTGACCGCTTCTGGGACATCAAAAGCAAATATTTCACCTGCCAGTGTGGCTCTGAGAAGTGCAAGCATTCAGCCGAGGCCATTGCCCTGGAGCAGAGCCGCCTGGCCCGCCTGGACCCCCACCCTGAGCTGCTGCCTGAGCTCAGCTCCCTGCCCCCCGTCAACCCCTGA
- the EHMT2 gene encoding histone-lysine N-methyltransferase EHMT2 isoform X1 — protein sequence MRGLPRGRGLMRARGRGRAAPPGSRGRGRGGTHRGRGRPRSLLSLPRAQASWAPQLPTGLTSSPVPCLPSQGEAPAEMGALLLEKEPRRATERVHGSLGDISHNEEALPKASPDPLEPAGPSSPASVTVTVGDEGVDTPVGATPLIGDEPESLEGDGDLHGGRILLGHATKSFPSSPSKGGGGACPSRAKMSMTGAGKSPPSVQSLAMRLLSMPGAQGVAAAGPEAPPATTSPEGQPKVHRARKTMSKPGNGQPPVPEKRPPEVQHFRMSDDVHSLGKVTSDVVKRRKLNSGGGLSEELGSARGSGEVTLQKGDPGSLEEWETVVGDDFSLYYDSYSVDERVDSDSKSEVEALAEQLSEEEEEEEEEEEEEEEEEEEEEEEEEDEESGNQSDRSGSSGRRKAKKKWRKDSPWVKPTRKRRKREPPRAKEPRGVNGVGSSGPSEYMEVPLGSLELPSEGTLSPNHAGVSNDTSSLETERGFEELPLCSCRMEAPKIDRISERAGHKCMATESVDGELSGCNAAILKRETMRPSSRVALMVLCETHRARMVKHHCCPGCGYFCTAGTFLECHPDFRVAHRFHKACVSQLNGMVFCPHCGEDASEAQEVTIPRGDGMTPPAGAAAPAPPPLAQDAPGRADTSQPSARMRGHGEPRRPLCDPLADTIDSSGPSLTLPNGGCLSAVGLPPGPGREALEKALVIQESERRKKLRFHPRQLYLSVKQGELQKVILMLLDNLDPNFQSDQQSKRTPLHAAAQKGSVEICHVLLQAGANINAVDKQQRTPLMEAVVNNHLEVARYMVQRGGCVYSKEEDGSTCLHHAAKIGNLEMVSLLLSTGQVDVNAQDSGGWTPIIWAAEHKHIEVIRMLLTRGADVTLTDNEENICLHWASFTGSAAIAEVLLNARCDLHAVNYHGDTPLHIAARESYHDCVLLFLSRGANPELRNKEGDTAWDLTPERSDVWFALQLNRKLRLGVGNRAIRTEKIICRDVARGYENVPIPCVNGVDGEPCPEDYKYISENCETSTMNIDRNITHLQHCTCVDDCSSSNCLCGQLSIRCWYDKDGRLLQEFNKIEPPLIFECNQACSCWRNCKNRVVQSGIKVRLQLYRTAKMGWGVRALQTIPQGTFICEYVGELISDAEADVREDDSYLFDLDNKDGEVYCIDARYYGNISRFINHLCDPNIIPVRVFMLHQDLRFPRIAFFSSRDIRTGEELGFDYGDRFWDIKSKYFTCQCGSEKCKHSAEAIALEQSRLARLDPHPELLPELSSLPPVNP from the exons ATGCGGGGTCTACCGAGAGGGAGGGGGCTGATGCGGGCTCGGGGGAGGGGTCGTGCAGCCCCTCCGGGCAGCCGAGGCCGCGGAAGGGGGGGCACCCATAGGGGGAGAGGTAGGCCCCGAAGCCTGCTCTCTCTTCCCAGGGCCCAGGCGTCCTGGGCCCCCCAACTCCCTACTGGGCTGACCAGCTCTCCCGTCCCCTGTCTCCCCTCCCAGGGGGAGGCCCCCGCTGAAATGGGGGCGCTGCTGCTGGAAAAAGAGCCCAGACGAGCCACCGAGAGAG TTCATGGCTCTTTGGGAGACATTTCTCATAATGAGGAGGCCCTACCCAAGGCCAGCCCTGATCCCCTGGAGCCGGCAGGCCCCTCATCCCCAGCTTCTGTCACTGTCACCGTCGGCGATGAGGGGGTTGACACCCCTGTGGGAGCCACACCGCTCATTGGGGATGAGCCTGAGAGTCTCGAGGGAGATGGGGACCTCCATGGGGGCCGCATCCTGCTGG GGCATGCCACAAAGTCATTTCCCTCTTCCCCCAGCAAGGGAGGCGGGGGTGCCTGTCCCAGTCGGGCCAAGATGTCAATGACAGGAGCTGGGAAGTCACCGCCTTCAGTCCAGAGCTTGGCCATGAGGCTGCTGAGTATGCCAGGGGCCCAGGGGGTGGCAGCAGCAGGGCCTGAAGCCCCTCCGGCCACCACCAGTCCAGAGGGGCAGCCCAAGGTCCACAGAGCCAGGAAAACCATGTCCAAACCCGGAAATGGACAG cccccagtccCTGAGAAGCGACCCCCTGAAGTACAGCATTTCCGAATGAGTGACGACGTGCACTCTCTGGGGAAGGTCACCTCAG ATGTCGTGAAAAGGAGGAAACTGAACTCTGGAGGTGGTCTG TCGGAGGAGTTGGGTTCTGCCCGTGGCTCAGGAGAAGTGACCCTGCAGAAgggggaccctgggtccctggagGAGTGGGAGACGGTGGTGGGGGACGACTTTAGTCTCTACTATGATTCCTATTCTGTGGACGAACGCGTGGACTCTGACAGCAAG tctgaagtTGAAGCTCTTGCCGAACAATTGagtgaagaagaggaggaagaggaggaggaggaagaggaagaagaggaagaggaagaggaggaggaagaggaagaagaagatgaGGAGTCAGGCAATCAGTCAGACAGG AGTGGCTCCAGTGGCCGGCGCAAGGCCAAGAAGAAATGGCGGAAGGACAGCCCATGGGTGAAGCCAACCCGGAAACGGCGGAAACGTGAGCCTCCACGAGCCAAGGAGCCACGAG GAGTGAATGGTGTGGGCTCCTCAGGCCCCAGTGAGTACATGGAGGTCCCTCTGGGGTCCCTGGAGCTGCCCAGCGAGGGGACCCTCTCCCCCAACCACGCTG GGGTGTCTAATGACACGTCTTCGCTGGAGACGGAGCGTGGGTTTGAGGAGCTGCCCCTCTGCAGCTGCCGCATGGAGGCGCCCAAGATCGACCGCATCAGCGAGAGGGCGGGGCACAAATGCATGGCCACCGAAAGTGTGGATGGAGAG CTGTCGGGCTGCAATGCTGCAATCCTCAAGCGGGAGACCATGAGGCCCTCCAGCCGTGTGGCCCTGATGGTCCTCTGTGAGACCCACCGTGCCCGTATGGTCAAACATCACTGCTGCCCAGGTTGTGGCTACTTCTGCACGGCG GGCACCTTCCTGGAGTGCCACCCTGACTTCCGCGTGGCTCATCGCTTCCACAAGGCCTGTGTGTCCCAACTGAACGGGATGGTCTTTTGTCCCCACTGTGGGGAGGATGCCTCCGAGGCTCAGGAGGTGACCATCCCCCGGGGGGATGGGATGACCCCACCAGCTGGTGCTGCAGCCCCTGCCCCACCACCCCTGGCCCAGGATGCTCCCGGGAGAGCAGACACATCCCAGCCCAG CGCCCGGATGCGAGGGCATGGTGAGCCCCGACGTCCCCTCTGTGACCCCCTGGCGGACACCATTGACAGCTCAGGGCCCTCTCTTACCCTGCCCAATGGGGGCTGCCTCTCAGCTGTGGGGCTGCCTCCTGGACCAGGCCGGGAAGCCCTGGAAAAGGCCCTGGTCATCCAGGAGTCAGAGAG GCGGAAGAAGCTTCGTTTCCACCCACGACAGCTGTACCTGTCGGTGAAGCAGGGGGAGCTGCAGAAGGTGATCCTGATGCTGT TGGACAACCTGGACCCCAACTTCCAGAGTGACCAGCAGAGCAAGCGCACGCCCCTGCATGCAGCTGCCCAGAAGGGCTCCGTGGAGATCTGCCACGTGCTGCTGCAG GCTGGAGCCAACATCAATGCAGTGGACAAGCAGCAGCGGACGCCGCTAATGGAGGCCGTGGTGAACAACCACCTGGAGGTGGCACGCTACATGGTGCAGCGTGGTGGCTGCGTCTACAGCAAG GAAGAGGATGGCTCCACCTGCCTCCACCATGCAGCCAAAATCGGGAACCTGGAGATGGTCAGCCTGCTGCTCAGCACAGGACAGGTGGATGTCAATGCCCAG GACAGTGGGGGGTGGACGCCCATCATCTGGGCCGCAGAGCACAAGCACATTGAGGTGATACGCATGCTGTTGACACGGGGCGCCGATGTCACCCTCACTGACAAT GAAGAGAATATCTGCCTGCACTGGGCCTCCTTCACTGGCAGCGCCGCCATTGCTGAGGTCCTCCTGAACGCCCGCTGCGACCTGCATGCTGTCAACTACCACGGGGACACGCCCCTGCACATCGCAGCCCGGGAGAGCTACCATGATTGCGTGCT GTTGTTCCTGTCACGTGGGGCAAACCCTGAGCTGCGGAACAAAGAGGGGGACACAGCATGGGACTTGACCCCTGAGCGCTCCGATGTGTGGTTCGCGCTCCAGCTAAACCGCAAGCTGCGGCTCGGAGTGGGAAACCGGGCCATCCGCACGGAGAAGATCATCTGCCG GGATGTGGCTCGGGGCTATGAGAACGTGCCCATTCCCTGTGTCAATGGTGTGGATGGGGAGCCCTGCCCCGAGGACTACAAGTACATCTCAGAGAACTGCGAGACATCCACCATGAACATTGACCGTAACATCACCCACCTGCAG CACTGCACATGTGTGGATGACTGCTCCAGCTCCAACTGCCTTTGCGGCCAGCTCAGCATCCGGTGCTGGTACGACAAG GACGGGCGGCTGCTCCAGGAGTTTAACAAGATCGAGCCCCCCCTGATTTTTGAGTGTAACCAGGCTTGCTCCTGCTGGAGGAACTGCAAGAACCGGGTAGTGCAAAGTGGCATCAA ggTGCGACTGCAGCTCTACCGGACAGCCAAGATGGGCTGGGGGGTCCGTGCCCTGCAGACCATCCCCCAGGGGACCTTCATCTGCGA GTATGTCGGGGAGCTGATCTCCGATGCCGAGGCCGATGTGAGAGAGGATGATTCTTACCTCTTCGACTTAGACAACAAG GATGGAGAGGTGTACTGCATTGATGCCCGTTACTATGGCAATATCAGCCGCTTCATCAACCACCTGTGCGACCCCAACATCATCCCCGTCCGGGTTTTCATGCTGCACCAAGACCTGCGGTTTCCACGCATTGCCTTCTTCAGTTCCCGAGACATCCGGACGGGGGAGGAGCTAGG gtttgACTATGGTGACCGCTTCTGGGACATCAAAAGCAAATATTTCACCTGCCAGTGTGGCTCTGAGAAGTGCAAGCATTCAGCCGAGGCCATTGCCCTGGAGCAGAGCCGCCTGGCCCGCCTGGACCCCCACCCTGAGCTGCTGCCTGAGCTCAGCTCCCTGCCCCCCGTCAACCCCTGA
- the EHMT2 gene encoding histone-lysine N-methyltransferase EHMT2 isoform X2, which produces MRGLPRGRGLMRARGRGRAAPPGSRGRGRGGTHRGRGRPRSLLSLPRAQASWAPQLPTGLTSSPVPCLPSQGEAPAEMGALLLEKEPRRATERVHGSLGDISHNEEALPKASPDPLEPAGPSSPASVTVTVGDEGVDTPVGATPLIGDEPESLEGDGDLHGGRILLGHATKSFPSSPSKGGGGACPSRAKMSMTGAGKSPPSVQSLAMRLLSMPGAQGVAAAGPEAPPATTSPEGQPKVHRARKTMSKPGNGQPPVPEKRPPEVQHFRMSDDVHSLGKVTSDVVKRRKLNSGGGLSEELGSARGSGEVTLQKGDPGSLEEWETVVGDDFSLYYDSYSVDERVDSDSKSEVEALAEQLSEEEEEEEEEEEEEEEEEEEEEEEEEDEESGNQSDRSGSSGRRKAKKKWRKDSPWVKPTRKRRKREPPRAKEPRGVSNDTSSLETERGFEELPLCSCRMEAPKIDRISERAGHKCMATESVDGELSGCNAAILKRETMRPSSRVALMVLCETHRARMVKHHCCPGCGYFCTAGTFLECHPDFRVAHRFHKACVSQLNGMVFCPHCGEDASEAQEVTIPRGDGMTPPAGAAAPAPPPLAQDAPGRADTSQPSARMRGHGEPRRPLCDPLADTIDSSGPSLTLPNGGCLSAVGLPPGPGREALEKALVIQESERRKKLRFHPRQLYLSVKQGELQKVILMLLDNLDPNFQSDQQSKRTPLHAAAQKGSVEICHVLLQAGANINAVDKQQRTPLMEAVVNNHLEVARYMVQRGGCVYSKEEDGSTCLHHAAKIGNLEMVSLLLSTGQVDVNAQDSGGWTPIIWAAEHKHIEVIRMLLTRGADVTLTDNEENICLHWASFTGSAAIAEVLLNARCDLHAVNYHGDTPLHIAARESYHDCVLLFLSRGANPELRNKEGDTAWDLTPERSDVWFALQLNRKLRLGVGNRAIRTEKIICRDVARGYENVPIPCVNGVDGEPCPEDYKYISENCETSTMNIDRNITHLQHCTCVDDCSSSNCLCGQLSIRCWYDKDGRLLQEFNKIEPPLIFECNQACSCWRNCKNRVVQSGIKVRLQLYRTAKMGWGVRALQTIPQGTFICEYVGELISDAEADVREDDSYLFDLDNKDGEVYCIDARYYGNISRFINHLCDPNIIPVRVFMLHQDLRFPRIAFFSSRDIRTGEELGFDYGDRFWDIKSKYFTCQCGSEKCKHSAEAIALEQSRLARLDPHPELLPELSSLPPVNP; this is translated from the exons ATGCGGGGTCTACCGAGAGGGAGGGGGCTGATGCGGGCTCGGGGGAGGGGTCGTGCAGCCCCTCCGGGCAGCCGAGGCCGCGGAAGGGGGGGCACCCATAGGGGGAGAGGTAGGCCCCGAAGCCTGCTCTCTCTTCCCAGGGCCCAGGCGTCCTGGGCCCCCCAACTCCCTACTGGGCTGACCAGCTCTCCCGTCCCCTGTCTCCCCTCCCAGGGGGAGGCCCCCGCTGAAATGGGGGCGCTGCTGCTGGAAAAAGAGCCCAGACGAGCCACCGAGAGAG TTCATGGCTCTTTGGGAGACATTTCTCATAATGAGGAGGCCCTACCCAAGGCCAGCCCTGATCCCCTGGAGCCGGCAGGCCCCTCATCCCCAGCTTCTGTCACTGTCACCGTCGGCGATGAGGGGGTTGACACCCCTGTGGGAGCCACACCGCTCATTGGGGATGAGCCTGAGAGTCTCGAGGGAGATGGGGACCTCCATGGGGGCCGCATCCTGCTGG GGCATGCCACAAAGTCATTTCCCTCTTCCCCCAGCAAGGGAGGCGGGGGTGCCTGTCCCAGTCGGGCCAAGATGTCAATGACAGGAGCTGGGAAGTCACCGCCTTCAGTCCAGAGCTTGGCCATGAGGCTGCTGAGTATGCCAGGGGCCCAGGGGGTGGCAGCAGCAGGGCCTGAAGCCCCTCCGGCCACCACCAGTCCAGAGGGGCAGCCCAAGGTCCACAGAGCCAGGAAAACCATGTCCAAACCCGGAAATGGACAG cccccagtccCTGAGAAGCGACCCCCTGAAGTACAGCATTTCCGAATGAGTGACGACGTGCACTCTCTGGGGAAGGTCACCTCAG ATGTCGTGAAAAGGAGGAAACTGAACTCTGGAGGTGGTCTG TCGGAGGAGTTGGGTTCTGCCCGTGGCTCAGGAGAAGTGACCCTGCAGAAgggggaccctgggtccctggagGAGTGGGAGACGGTGGTGGGGGACGACTTTAGTCTCTACTATGATTCCTATTCTGTGGACGAACGCGTGGACTCTGACAGCAAG tctgaagtTGAAGCTCTTGCCGAACAATTGagtgaagaagaggaggaagaggaggaggaggaagaggaagaagaggaagaggaagaggaggaggaagaggaagaagaagatgaGGAGTCAGGCAATCAGTCAGACAGG AGTGGCTCCAGTGGCCGGCGCAAGGCCAAGAAGAAATGGCGGAAGGACAGCCCATGGGTGAAGCCAACCCGGAAACGGCGGAAACGTGAGCCTCCACGAGCCAAGGAGCCACGAG GGGTGTCTAATGACACGTCTTCGCTGGAGACGGAGCGTGGGTTTGAGGAGCTGCCCCTCTGCAGCTGCCGCATGGAGGCGCCCAAGATCGACCGCATCAGCGAGAGGGCGGGGCACAAATGCATGGCCACCGAAAGTGTGGATGGAGAG CTGTCGGGCTGCAATGCTGCAATCCTCAAGCGGGAGACCATGAGGCCCTCCAGCCGTGTGGCCCTGATGGTCCTCTGTGAGACCCACCGTGCCCGTATGGTCAAACATCACTGCTGCCCAGGTTGTGGCTACTTCTGCACGGCG GGCACCTTCCTGGAGTGCCACCCTGACTTCCGCGTGGCTCATCGCTTCCACAAGGCCTGTGTGTCCCAACTGAACGGGATGGTCTTTTGTCCCCACTGTGGGGAGGATGCCTCCGAGGCTCAGGAGGTGACCATCCCCCGGGGGGATGGGATGACCCCACCAGCTGGTGCTGCAGCCCCTGCCCCACCACCCCTGGCCCAGGATGCTCCCGGGAGAGCAGACACATCCCAGCCCAG CGCCCGGATGCGAGGGCATGGTGAGCCCCGACGTCCCCTCTGTGACCCCCTGGCGGACACCATTGACAGCTCAGGGCCCTCTCTTACCCTGCCCAATGGGGGCTGCCTCTCAGCTGTGGGGCTGCCTCCTGGACCAGGCCGGGAAGCCCTGGAAAAGGCCCTGGTCATCCAGGAGTCAGAGAG GCGGAAGAAGCTTCGTTTCCACCCACGACAGCTGTACCTGTCGGTGAAGCAGGGGGAGCTGCAGAAGGTGATCCTGATGCTGT TGGACAACCTGGACCCCAACTTCCAGAGTGACCAGCAGAGCAAGCGCACGCCCCTGCATGCAGCTGCCCAGAAGGGCTCCGTGGAGATCTGCCACGTGCTGCTGCAG GCTGGAGCCAACATCAATGCAGTGGACAAGCAGCAGCGGACGCCGCTAATGGAGGCCGTGGTGAACAACCACCTGGAGGTGGCACGCTACATGGTGCAGCGTGGTGGCTGCGTCTACAGCAAG GAAGAGGATGGCTCCACCTGCCTCCACCATGCAGCCAAAATCGGGAACCTGGAGATGGTCAGCCTGCTGCTCAGCACAGGACAGGTGGATGTCAATGCCCAG GACAGTGGGGGGTGGACGCCCATCATCTGGGCCGCAGAGCACAAGCACATTGAGGTGATACGCATGCTGTTGACACGGGGCGCCGATGTCACCCTCACTGACAAT GAAGAGAATATCTGCCTGCACTGGGCCTCCTTCACTGGCAGCGCCGCCATTGCTGAGGTCCTCCTGAACGCCCGCTGCGACCTGCATGCTGTCAACTACCACGGGGACACGCCCCTGCACATCGCAGCCCGGGAGAGCTACCATGATTGCGTGCT GTTGTTCCTGTCACGTGGGGCAAACCCTGAGCTGCGGAACAAAGAGGGGGACACAGCATGGGACTTGACCCCTGAGCGCTCCGATGTGTGGTTCGCGCTCCAGCTAAACCGCAAGCTGCGGCTCGGAGTGGGAAACCGGGCCATCCGCACGGAGAAGATCATCTGCCG GGATGTGGCTCGGGGCTATGAGAACGTGCCCATTCCCTGTGTCAATGGTGTGGATGGGGAGCCCTGCCCCGAGGACTACAAGTACATCTCAGAGAACTGCGAGACATCCACCATGAACATTGACCGTAACATCACCCACCTGCAG CACTGCACATGTGTGGATGACTGCTCCAGCTCCAACTGCCTTTGCGGCCAGCTCAGCATCCGGTGCTGGTACGACAAG GACGGGCGGCTGCTCCAGGAGTTTAACAAGATCGAGCCCCCCCTGATTTTTGAGTGTAACCAGGCTTGCTCCTGCTGGAGGAACTGCAAGAACCGGGTAGTGCAAAGTGGCATCAA ggTGCGACTGCAGCTCTACCGGACAGCCAAGATGGGCTGGGGGGTCCGTGCCCTGCAGACCATCCCCCAGGGGACCTTCATCTGCGA GTATGTCGGGGAGCTGATCTCCGATGCCGAGGCCGATGTGAGAGAGGATGATTCTTACCTCTTCGACTTAGACAACAAG GATGGAGAGGTGTACTGCATTGATGCCCGTTACTATGGCAATATCAGCCGCTTCATCAACCACCTGTGCGACCCCAACATCATCCCCGTCCGGGTTTTCATGCTGCACCAAGACCTGCGGTTTCCACGCATTGCCTTCTTCAGTTCCCGAGACATCCGGACGGGGGAGGAGCTAGG gtttgACTATGGTGACCGCTTCTGGGACATCAAAAGCAAATATTTCACCTGCCAGTGTGGCTCTGAGAAGTGCAAGCATTCAGCCGAGGCCATTGCCCTGGAGCAGAGCCGCCTGGCCCGCCTGGACCCCCACCCTGAGCTGCTGCCTGAGCTCAGCTCCCTGCCCCCCGTCAACCCCTGA